In the Nitrospinota bacterium genome, TTCTGGGCGACGTTTATGGCGAACGCCGTCTTGCCCATGGAAGGCCGCCCCGCCACTATGATCAGGTCGGACTTCTGCAGCCCCGCCGTCTTCTCGTCCAGTTCCTTGTATCCGGTGGGTACGCCCGTCACAAGCTGCTTGCTTGCGTACAGGCTCTCCACCGTCTTGATGCTGTCCTTGATTATGCTCTTGATCGGCTGGAGGGTCTTGCGGACGCGCTGCTGTGAAATGTCCAGCACCATTTTCTCCACCTTGTCGAGAAGCCCTTCCACGTCCTCGCTGTCCTCGTAGGACAACGTCACCACCTCGCCTGCCACGGTGATAAGCTTGCGGAGGACCGCCTTTTCACGCACAAGCCGGGCGTGGGCCTTGACATTGGCGGCGGTGGGGACCATTTCCACCAGCTCGGCCAGGTATTCCACGCCGATTTCCTCCTGCCACCCTTTCCTGCGTAGCGCCTCGGAAAGGGTCATCAGGTCCACAGGCTCGCTTTTTTCGTAAAGCTCGATCATCGCCTCGAATATCTTGCGATGGGAAGGCTTGTAGAAATCGTCCGGCCCGGAGAGGCTTTCGATGGCCTTCGGGAGCGCCTCGTTGTCCAGCAGAATGGCGCCGAGCACGGCCTGCTCCATCTCCACGTTCTGAGGAGGGATCCTGCCCGGGATCCTAAGCTCCTTCGGGGACGGCGCGTACGAAGAATCGCTCATTTATCCACCAACCACTTTTTGAAAATCAATAGTCCGCCACGTCATAAAGTTTGTGAATGACCGGCGGAGGGTGTGATTATTACACAAAGAGACGCGGGTTAGAAAGGAAATGAAATGAAAAAATTCAGCCCAAAAGACTGGACGCGGAAGGGGTTGTTTTAGCGCATGATTGCCAGCCCTTTGCGCGGCCGTGGAGAGCCGCGCAAGCATTCAAACAAAAAAACTTCTTCGCAACGGATCAGGCTTTGGCGGCAAAATGGGGCACATTCGCCTTCACCCGCAGCTTCATGTTGCCCGCCGCCTGCATCGGCGCCTCGAACATGTTCAGCCCGCTGCCAAGCTTTGGCAGCCAGCGTTTCATCGGATACGCTCTCAATAGCGCCAGTTTGCTTCCACCATCGACCTTTAATGCATTTTCCATCTCTGAAAACCCTCCTTGGTAAATATCCGCCCCCACAATCCTTTGCGGAGGCCAAATTCAAAACTCTTGCCTTTAATATCGGCGCGAAAAAAAAACCCTTGAGACTTTTTTTATTGCGGGATTATAGTTGACCAGTGCTAACTTGCGGTTTTACAAGCCATATTCGCTGAATAAGCCAAGGGGGTGGGCCATGAGTCATTTCGACATCAAACGTGACACGAACGGTGAGGAGTATATAGATGTGGACCAGTCCGGGACCGATCTTTTGTACAACCATCTTCTCAATAAAGGGACAGCCTTTTCCGAGGACGAGCGCCACGAGTTTGAACTGGATGGCCTTTTGCCGGCCAAGGTCGTCTCTCTTGAAGAGCAGATGTTCCGCGTGTACGAAAACTATCTGGGCAAGCCCACAAACATCGAAAAGTACATCCATCTGCGCTCGCTGCAGGACAGGAACGAGACCCTGTTCTACGCCCTCGTAAGCTCCCATCTGGAAGAAATGGTGCCGATCATATACACCCCCACCGTCGGCGAGGCGTGCCAGAAAGGGAGCCATATTTTCCGCCACGCCCGGGGGCTTTACATTATGCCGGAGAATGTGGACAGAATGGAGGCCATGGCCCGCAGCATCCCGTCCGATAATATAGAAATCATAGTGGTGACGGACAACCAGGGGATACTGGGAATCGGCGACCAGGGGGCGGGCGGGATGAACATTCCGATCGGAAAGTTATCTCTATACACTCTTGGCGCCGGGATCGCCCCATGGGTTTGCCTGCCCATATCCCTGGACGTTGGGACGGATAATAAGGCGCTTCTGGCCGACCCGCTTTACTTAGGGTCCCGCCAACCCCGGCTGATGGGGGCCGATTACAATTCCTTCATAGACAAGTTCGTGGCCGGGGTCCGCAAGAATTTCCCCAACGCCCTTTTGCAATGGGAGGATTTCTCCAAGGCCAACGCCTTCTCCAACCTGGACCGGTACCGGGACAAAATGCTCTCGTTCAACGACGACGTGCAGGGGACCGGCGCGGTGGTGCTGGCCGGGATCACCGGCGCGATGAAGATAACGGACGAGGAGCTCATCGAGCAACGGTTCGTTGTGTATGGGGCCGGGGCCGGGGGCATAGGCGTCTCCCGCCAGATTCGCAACGGGCTTATGGACAAGGGGCTGTCCCGCAAGGATGCCGCCTCAAAGGTGATGGTGGTGGACAGCCGCGGCCTGGTCGTCGCCGACAGGAAGGACAAAGAGGAATACAAGATGGAGTTCGCCGTCCCCCGCGACGTCGTGCGGGACTGGAAAGTGGCCAATCCCGACAGGATATCGCTGGAGGAAACGGTGGCAAACGGCAAGATCACCGCGTTGCTCGGCCTTTCAGGGCAGCCGGGCACATTCACAAAGACCATTGTGGAGACAATGTGCCAAAACACCATGCGGCCTGTCATATTCCCGCTGAGCAACCCCACAAGCCAGGCGGAGGCAAAGCCGGCGGATGTTTACGAATGGTCGAAAGGACGGGCGATCGTGGCCACCGGAAGCCCATTCGCGCCCGTTACAGTCGAAGGGCGGACATTCAGGATTGGCCAGGGGAACAACGCCTTCATTTTCCCCGGCGTTGGCCTTGGGGTGATGGCGGCCAAGGCGAAAATAATCACCGACGAAATGTTCACCGCCGCCGCATACAGGCTGGCCGAGCTTATGCCGGCGGACGCGCACCAGAGCCATTGCGTGTTCCCGAAGGTGCCGGACCTGCCACGGGTGTCCATTGAAGTGGCCGAGGCGGTATTCGAAACGGCTGTGAAGCAGGGACTGGCGCAAACCGCCGCGCCAAAGGATGGTGACGTAAAGAAGATGATCAAGGGGCGCATATGGAAGCCCGCGTATTTGCCGTACAAGAGGAAAAAGTGACCCTTCACAAAACACTCTTCGCCATACTGGACCATAAGAGGGAGGAGGTGGACGCAGCAAAGTCCATCTTCCCCGAAGAGGAACTTTTAAAGGCCGCCGGGCGGCGTGGTAAAGCCAGGTCTTTATATTCGGCGATAATGGCCGGGAACGGCCTTCGTATCATCGCAGAAGTAAAACGCTCGTCCCCTTCCGTAATGCTTATGGCGTCCGGATTCGATCCTAAATCAATCGCCATGGCATATGAATCGGCTGGGGCCGCGGCCATATCGGTCCTTACCGACACCCGCTTTTTCTGCGGTTCGCCATACTTTCTGCCGGTGATCCGCGATGCTGTTTCCATCCCGGTATTGCGAAAGGATTTCATCATAGACCGCTGGCAGGTTGCCGAATCGGCGGCGCTGGGGGCGGACGCCATGCTGTTGATGACCGTAAATTTTGGCGGCATTTCCCGGCTGGAGGATCTTTATGAATACACCCTCAAGCTTGGGATGGAGCCTTTGCTGGAAATCCATTCGGCGGATGAATGGGACGCCATAAAACATCTGCGCCCGAAGATTGTCGGGATCAATAACAGGGACTTCAAGTCGCCCAATCTTGAGGTGGACGTGGCCGCCACGCTGGCGGTGGCGCCGCTGATTCCAAAGGATGTGGCGGTCGTCAGCGAAAGCGGACTGACCAGCAATGCTGAGCTTGTAAAACTTTCGGCGGCTGGCGCCAGGGGATTCTTGATTGGTTCCGCCTTCATGCGCAATCCCGATCCAGGGGCGGAACTGGCGGCGATGCTGGCGTGAAGCTTTCCGGCGGCCGCCGGTAAAACCTTCGGCTATTTCTTGTTCATCAGCTCCACGAACATCATGCGAAGCTCG is a window encoding:
- a CDS encoding indole-3-glycerol-phosphate synthase encodes the protein MTLHKTLFAILDHKREEVDAAKSIFPEEELLKAAGRRGKARSLYSAIMAGNGLRIIAEVKRSSPSVMLMASGFDPKSIAMAYESAGAAAISVLTDTRFFCGSPYFLPVIRDAVSIPVLRKDFIIDRWQVAESAALGADAMLLMTVNFGGISRLEDLYEYTLKLGMEPLLEIHSADEWDAIKHLRPKIVGINNRDFKSPNLEVDVAATLAVAPLIPKDVAVVSESGLTSNAELVKLSAAGARGFLIGSAFMRNPDPGAELAAMLA
- the dnaB gene encoding replicative DNA helicase, yielding MSDSSYAPSPKELRIPGRIPPQNVEMEQAVLGAILLDNEALPKAIESLSGPDDFYKPSHRKIFEAMIELYEKSEPVDLMTLSEALRRKGWQEEIGVEYLAELVEMVPTAANVKAHARLVREKAVLRKLITVAGEVVTLSYEDSEDVEGLLDKVEKMVLDISQQRVRKTLQPIKSIIKDSIKTVESLYASKQLVTGVPTGYKELDEKTAGLQKSDLIIVAGRPSMGKTAFAINVAQNMCSIEEERVAAIFSLEMSSEQLVLRMLCSEAKVSGHRLRTGYLAQSDWPKLTAAAGRLHKSNIYIDDTPGQTVLDIRAKARRLQAEAGRLDLVIIDYLQLMQSRGRVESRTLEVSEITRSLKNLAKELGVPVIAISQLSRKVEDRTVKQPQLSDLRESGSIEQDADLVLFVYREEFYNKEKPDAQGVAEIVIGKQRNGPLGTVKLAFLKDFTRFEDLSRMEPAEYQGYDEGL
- a CDS encoding NAD-dependent malic enzyme, with the translated sequence MSHFDIKRDTNGEEYIDVDQSGTDLLYNHLLNKGTAFSEDERHEFELDGLLPAKVVSLEEQMFRVYENYLGKPTNIEKYIHLRSLQDRNETLFYALVSSHLEEMVPIIYTPTVGEACQKGSHIFRHARGLYIMPENVDRMEAMARSIPSDNIEIIVVTDNQGILGIGDQGAGGMNIPIGKLSLYTLGAGIAPWVCLPISLDVGTDNKALLADPLYLGSRQPRLMGADYNSFIDKFVAGVRKNFPNALLQWEDFSKANAFSNLDRYRDKMLSFNDDVQGTGAVVLAGITGAMKITDEELIEQRFVVYGAGAGGIGVSRQIRNGLMDKGLSRKDAASKVMVVDSRGLVVADRKDKEEYKMEFAVPRDVVRDWKVANPDRISLEETVANGKITALLGLSGQPGTFTKTIVETMCQNTMRPVIFPLSNPTSQAEAKPADVYEWSKGRAIVATGSPFAPVTVEGRTFRIGQGNNAFIFPGVGLGVMAAKAKIITDEMFTAAAYRLAELMPADAHQSHCVFPKVPDLPRVSIEVAEAVFETAVKQGLAQTAAPKDGDVKKMIKGRIWKPAYLPYKRKK